From Ischnura elegans chromosome 13 unlocalized genomic scaffold, ioIscEleg1.1 SUPER_13_unloc_1, whole genome shotgun sequence, a single genomic window includes:
- the LOC124172476 gene encoding uncharacterized protein LOC124172476 — protein sequence MPLSLFQVLLHPGFHIYTKKGDKIGALSNGTTPKRLQEELLMRLFGREYIRSHSAKGQRVSKGGNPAACRATMDAIDAYLKTKLKGEVVPRLSKTFNNLEKNLRVSSGYQAGKYRYTSQKRKPVLEGCDESHSGGTRRANR from the exons ATGCCTCTTTCATTATTTCAGGTTTTGCTGCACCCTGGCTTCCATATATACactaaaaaaggtgataaaattggGGCGCTCAGCAATGGGACGACCCCGAAAAGGTTACAGGAGGAGTTGCTGATGAGGCTATTTGGGAGGGAGTATATTAGATCCCACTCTGCTAAGGGCCAGAGAGTATCCAAAGGAGGGAATCCTGCAGCATGCAGAGCCACAATGGACGCTATTGATG CTTATCTGAAGACGAAACTGAAAGGGGAGGTGGTGCCCAGGCTGTCAAAGACATTTaacaatttggaaaaaaatctgagGGTGAGCAGTGGTTACCAGGCGGGAAAATACCGATACACCTCACAGAAAAG GAAGCCTGTATTGGAAGGGTGTGATGAGAGCCACAGTGGAGGCACAAGGCG